From Actinoplanes oblitus, a single genomic window includes:
- a CDS encoding discoidin domain-containing protein, whose product MNRAAALLVLGLAGSPVAAGPPPARPLTVTPGALSIMTGQCNGRDLVVGLVNTTRKPIYADAALEADPALHLPRRLISSWLPPGYTRSVPVAVRAAPGAGTGTHHVRVSGGGTSIDVPVRVSAPPPGADLMRLAARVSASSARATGPACAAIDGKTETIWNDATGKRWPDWWQLDWDASHRVSRVEVVTTAEWGLRDWDVQVAVPNGWATVRSVRGNTAVRNVAIFAARRTKSVRIVTLAGNAVNDQSRLAEVVIR is encoded by the coding sequence ATGAACCGGGCGGCGGCACTGCTGGTGCTGGGACTGGCGGGCAGTCCGGTTGCGGCCGGTCCGCCCCCGGCCCGCCCGCTGACGGTCACGCCCGGGGCGCTGTCGATCATGACGGGCCAGTGCAACGGACGGGATCTCGTCGTCGGGCTGGTCAACACCACGCGGAAACCGATCTATGCGGATGCGGCGCTCGAAGCGGACCCCGCACTGCATCTCCCCCGCCGGCTGATCTCCAGCTGGTTGCCGCCGGGATACACGCGCAGCGTTCCGGTAGCGGTACGGGCGGCGCCCGGCGCCGGTACCGGCACCCATCACGTGCGGGTCAGTGGCGGTGGCACGAGCATCGACGTCCCGGTGCGGGTGAGCGCGCCGCCGCCGGGCGCGGACCTGATGCGGCTGGCGGCGCGGGTCAGCGCCTCGTCCGCGCGGGCCACCGGTCCGGCGTGCGCGGCGATCGACGGGAAGACCGAGACGATCTGGAACGACGCGACCGGGAAACGCTGGCCGGACTGGTGGCAGCTGGACTGGGACGCGTCGCACCGGGTCAGCCGGGTCGAGGTGGTGACCACCGCGGAGTGGGGGCTGCGGGACTGGGACGTGCAGGTCGCCGTGCCGAACGGATGGGCGACGGTGCGGTCGGTTCGCGGCAACACCGCCGTCCGGAATGTCGCGATATTTGCGGCTCGTCGTACTAAGTCGGTGCGCATCGTGACGCTGGCCGGCAACGCGGTGAACGATCAGTCCCGGCTCGCCGAGGTCGTCATCCGGTAG
- a CDS encoding TetR/AcrR family transcriptional regulator, translated as MTDRRARRHDPGRRDRLIDAARRVIAERGVAGTTHREIARAADVPLGSTTYHFASLDEVLAEAFGRHAAAAADVFDERLGAATDRDSAIEAVIALIRDDLIGSPNDLVMAVELYVAAARNPALRAVTQAWMQRSRDALERHFDPTTARELDALIEGLVLHSVLSTDPMTPEQIRHAVERYLR; from the coding sequence ATGACTGACCGGCGGGCCCGGCGGCACGACCCGGGGCGGCGCGATCGGCTGATCGACGCGGCCCGTCGGGTCATCGCGGAGCGCGGTGTCGCCGGCACCACGCACCGGGAGATCGCCCGGGCCGCCGACGTGCCGCTCGGCTCGACGACCTACCACTTCGCCTCGCTCGACGAGGTCCTCGCCGAGGCGTTCGGCAGGCACGCCGCGGCGGCGGCCGACGTCTTCGACGAACGGCTGGGCGCGGCCACCGATCGCGACAGCGCCATCGAGGCGGTCATCGCGCTGATCCGCGACGACCTGATCGGCTCGCCCAACGATCTGGTCATGGCCGTGGAGCTGTACGTCGCGGCGGCCCGCAACCCGGCGCTGCGGGCGGTCACCCAGGCCTGGATGCAGCGCAGCCGCGACGCCCTGGAGCGCCACTTCGACCCGACCACCGCCCGCGAGCTGGACGCCCTGATCGAGGGACTGGTCCTGCACAGCGTCCTGTCCACCGACCCGATGACCCCGGAGCAGATCCGCCACGCCGTCGAGCGTTACCTGCGCTGA
- a CDS encoding DUF1810 domain-containing protein, giving the protein MSDLERFVRAQDGVYERALAELAAGSKRSHWMWFVFPQLAGLGSSPTARVYAIRDLAEARAYLAHPVLGPRLTECAATLLAVRGRTASQIFGYPDDLKLRSSMTLFAEAASDPAVFREVLERYYDGADPRTRQLLGLG; this is encoded by the coding sequence ATGAGTGACCTGGAACGGTTCGTCCGCGCCCAGGACGGCGTCTATGAACGGGCCCTCGCCGAGCTGGCCGCGGGCAGCAAGCGGTCGCACTGGATGTGGTTCGTCTTCCCGCAGCTGGCCGGGCTGGGGTCCAGTCCGACCGCGCGGGTCTACGCGATCCGTGACCTGGCCGAGGCGCGCGCCTACCTGGCCCATCCGGTCCTCGGGCCGCGGCTGACCGAGTGCGCCGCCACGCTCCTCGCGGTGCGGGGGCGTACGGCGTCGCAGATCTTCGGCTATCCGGACGATCTCAAGCTGCGGTCGTCGATGACGCTGTTCGCCGAGGCCGCCTCCGATCCGGCGGTGTTCCGGGAGGTCCTGGAGCGGTACTACGACGGCGCCGACCCGCGTACCCGTCAGCTCCTCGGTCTTGGGTGA
- a CDS encoding discoidin domain-containing protein yields the protein MSPARKWAVAATATGLITALLAVPGGAQAAETLVSQDKPVTASSVEWAGTPAGAGNDGDNGTRWSSAFAAGQWFQVDLGAATSISRIAINWENAYAKAFTIQFSTDGSAYTQAYATTTGTGGQQSIPVTGTARYVRINLTQRALEAYGYSFWEFQVFSGSGTTTPTSRLLSYAKPARASSEQNDVNCNPCTADKAFDNDPASRWATSSTTGWVDPGWIYVDLGATAQVSQVVLQWDPAYAKSYQIQVSGDAANWTSIYSTTTGDGLKDVITATGTGRYVRMYGTARSGPYGYSLWEFSVYGTGGNPVDPPAKPADPMFPATRLVFADEFNGANGTKPDTAKWTYDPGVPQNGEVQYYTPNSENAAMNGAGQLVLEARKQDYQGRQYTSARMNTSNKFHAQYGRVEARIKVPKGNGLWPAFWMMGADFLNGRPWPYNGEIDIMEVLGRNTTEAYSTLHAPAYNGAGGYGQKYSSVDLSQDFHVWAVEWDSKGMRFFLDNTLVFNASKETVENTRGPWIYDHPFYIILNLAVGGDFPGPIDATTPFPSRMLVDYVRVYQ from the coding sequence ATGTCCCCTGCCCGAAAATGGGCCGTCGCGGCGACCGCGACCGGCCTGATCACCGCGCTGCTGGCCGTGCCGGGCGGCGCCCAGGCCGCCGAGACGCTGGTCTCGCAGGACAAGCCGGTCACCGCGTCCTCGGTGGAGTGGGCCGGCACGCCGGCCGGCGCCGGCAACGACGGCGACAACGGCACCCGGTGGTCCAGCGCGTTCGCGGCCGGCCAGTGGTTCCAGGTCGACCTGGGCGCGGCCACCTCGATCAGCCGGATCGCGATCAACTGGGAGAACGCCTACGCCAAGGCGTTCACCATCCAGTTCTCCACCGACGGCAGCGCGTACACCCAGGCCTACGCGACGACGACCGGGACCGGCGGGCAGCAGAGCATCCCGGTCACCGGCACGGCGCGTTACGTCCGGATCAACCTGACCCAGCGCGCCCTGGAGGCCTACGGCTACTCGTTCTGGGAGTTCCAGGTGTTCTCCGGCAGCGGCACGACAACCCCGACGAGCAGACTGCTTTCGTACGCCAAACCGGCGCGCGCCTCGTCCGAGCAGAACGACGTCAACTGCAACCCGTGCACCGCTGACAAGGCGTTCGACAACGACCCGGCCAGCCGCTGGGCGACCAGCTCGACCACCGGCTGGGTGGACCCGGGCTGGATCTACGTCGACCTGGGCGCCACCGCACAGGTCAGCCAGGTGGTGCTGCAGTGGGACCCGGCGTACGCGAAGTCCTACCAGATCCAGGTCTCCGGCGACGCCGCGAACTGGACCAGCATCTACTCGACCACCACCGGTGACGGCCTGAAGGACGTCATCACCGCCACCGGCACCGGCCGCTACGTGCGGATGTACGGCACCGCCCGCAGCGGCCCGTACGGCTACTCGCTCTGGGAGTTCAGCGTCTACGGCACCGGGGGCAACCCGGTCGACCCGCCCGCCAAGCCGGCCGACCCCATGTTCCCGGCCACCCGCCTGGTCTTCGCCGACGAGTTCAACGGCGCGAACGGCACCAAGCCGGACACCGCGAAGTGGACGTACGATCCGGGTGTCCCGCAGAACGGCGAGGTCCAGTACTACACGCCGAACAGCGAGAACGCGGCGATGAACGGCGCCGGCCAGCTGGTCCTCGAGGCACGCAAGCAGGACTACCAGGGCCGGCAGTACACCTCGGCCCGGATGAACACCAGCAACAAGTTCCACGCCCAGTACGGCCGGGTCGAGGCCCGGATCAAGGTGCCGAAGGGCAACGGGCTGTGGCCGGCGTTCTGGATGATGGGCGCCGACTTCCTCAACGGGCGGCCCTGGCCGTACAACGGCGAGATCGACATCATGGAGGTGCTGGGGCGCAACACCACCGAGGCGTACTCGACGCTGCACGCCCCGGCGTACAACGGGGCCGGCGGTTACGGCCAGAAGTACTCGTCGGTGGACCTGTCCCAGGACTTCCACGTGTGGGCGGTCGAGTGGGACAGCAAGGGCATGCGGTTCTTCCTCGACAACACGCTGGTCTTCAACGCCAGCAAGGAGACGGTGGAGAACACCCGGGGCCCGTGGATCTACGACCACCCGTTCTACATCATCCTGAACCTGGCGGTCGGCGGCGACTTCCCCGGCCCGATCGACGCGACCACCCCGTTCCCCAGCCGGATGCTGGTGGATTACGTCCGCGTCTACCAGTGA
- a CDS encoding MmcQ/YjbR family DNA-binding protein, producing the protein MADADDVRRLALSLPGVVEIDSDGFDFRVGGKGFVWSYPERLPGKPRVIRTDIAVLYVGDEAEKQALLLGEPELFFTVPGYDGLPLVMLRLAAVGGERLAELVTDAWRMRAPADLTDLADDSGS; encoded by the coding sequence ATGGCGGATGCTGATGACGTCCGGCGGCTCGCGCTGAGCCTGCCCGGGGTGGTCGAGATCGACAGTGACGGCTTCGACTTCCGGGTGGGTGGCAAGGGGTTCGTCTGGTCGTATCCGGAGCGCCTGCCCGGCAAGCCGCGGGTGATCCGCACCGACATCGCGGTGCTCTACGTCGGCGACGAGGCGGAGAAACAGGCGCTGCTGCTCGGCGAGCCGGAGCTGTTCTTCACGGTCCCGGGCTATGACGGGTTGCCGCTGGTCATGCTGCGGCTGGCGGCGGTCGGCGGCGAGCGGCTGGCGGAGCTGGTCACCGACGCCTGGCGGATGCGCGCCCCGGCCGACCTGACCGACCTGGCCGACGATTCCGGAAGCTGA
- a CDS encoding alkaline phosphatase D family protein, with protein sequence MRLPRRRLFTLGGAALVATLPPPTRAYPFTLGVASGDPLPTGVLLWTRLAPRPLEPAGGLPPVRCPVSWQVAEDSAFRTVVRSGDTVARPEYGHAVHLDVQGLRPGREYFYRFRSGGHLSPVGRTRTAPAKNASPASMRFAIASCQAYGDGYYEAWRHLAADDLDVVFFLGDYIYEGAIDSAGGSRMDTGLRLPDTFELETDTLDLYRMRYALYRTDPDLQAAHAAVPWVLTWDDHEVQDNYAAGTPRFTTVPAADFLVRRANAYRAYWENQPLRPPRQPAGPDMSLYRRFRFGDLAHAYVLDTRQYRSDQACGDSLRANCADRNDPARTLLGVPQRDWLLARMGRSEARWNLLAQQVMMAECRYGGPANRLDMDKWDGYAADRERILALAARHPGTVVLSGDIHYNYAADLRVRPEAPVVGVELVGTSITSGGDGSDTTPQLDMQREYNPHLRLANGQRGYVRCELTRDRLRADYRVMSRVTTRGGTISTRASLVSERARPGLVTA encoded by the coding sequence GTGCGACTTCCCCGGCGCCGCCTCTTCACCCTGGGCGGCGCGGCCCTGGTCGCGACACTCCCGCCGCCGACCCGTGCCTACCCGTTCACGCTCGGGGTGGCCTCCGGGGATCCGCTGCCGACCGGGGTGCTGCTCTGGACGCGGCTCGCGCCGCGGCCGCTGGAACCGGCGGGCGGGCTGCCGCCGGTGCGCTGCCCGGTGTCCTGGCAGGTCGCTGAGGACAGCGCGTTCCGCACGGTGGTGCGGTCCGGGGACACCGTGGCCCGGCCGGAGTACGGCCATGCGGTTCACCTCGACGTGCAGGGGCTGCGGCCGGGCCGGGAATACTTCTACCGGTTCCGCAGCGGCGGCCATCTGAGCCCGGTCGGGCGGACCCGGACCGCGCCGGCCAAGAACGCGTCGCCGGCGTCGATGCGGTTCGCCATCGCCTCCTGCCAGGCCTACGGGGACGGTTACTACGAGGCCTGGCGGCACCTGGCCGCGGACGACCTGGACGTCGTGTTCTTCCTCGGTGACTACATCTACGAGGGCGCGATCGACAGCGCCGGCGGGAGCCGGATGGACACCGGGCTGCGGCTGCCGGACACCTTCGAGCTGGAGACCGACACGCTCGACCTGTACCGGATGCGGTACGCGCTCTATCGGACCGATCCCGACCTGCAGGCCGCGCACGCCGCCGTGCCGTGGGTGCTGACCTGGGACGACCACGAGGTGCAGGACAACTACGCGGCCGGGACACCCCGGTTCACCACGGTTCCGGCCGCCGACTTTCTGGTACGGCGGGCGAACGCCTACCGCGCCTACTGGGAGAACCAGCCGCTGCGGCCGCCCCGGCAGCCGGCCGGGCCGGACATGTCGCTCTACCGGCGGTTCCGGTTCGGGGACCTGGCGCACGCGTACGTCCTGGACACCCGGCAGTACCGGTCGGACCAGGCTTGCGGCGACAGCCTGCGGGCGAACTGCGCGGACCGGAACGACCCGGCCCGCACCCTGCTCGGCGTACCGCAGCGGGACTGGCTGCTGGCGAGGATGGGGCGGTCCGAGGCGCGCTGGAACCTGCTGGCCCAGCAGGTGATGATGGCCGAATGCCGGTACGGCGGACCGGCGAATCGCCTCGACATGGACAAGTGGGACGGCTACGCGGCGGATCGCGAACGGATCCTGGCGCTGGCCGCACGACATCCCGGGACGGTGGTGCTGTCCGGGGACATCCACTACAACTACGCGGCCGACCTGCGGGTCCGTCCCGAGGCGCCGGTGGTCGGCGTGGAGTTGGTGGGTACCTCGATCACGAGCGGCGGGGACGGCAGCGACACCACGCCACAGCTCGACATGCAGCGCGAGTACAACCCGCACCTGAGGCTCGCCAACGGGCAGCGGGGGTACGTGCGGTGCGAGCTGACCCGGGATCGGCTGCGGGCGGACTACCGGGTGATGTCCCGGGTGACCACGCGGGGCGGGACGATCTCCACGCGGGCGTCGCTGGTGTCCGAGCGGGCGCGTCCGGGACTGGTGACCGCATGA
- a CDS encoding glycoside hydrolase family 32 protein, producing MHFTPRDGRVGDVLGVLRADGRYHLFYEHRTADDENMGWGSAVSDDLVIWRERPVAPVPDEHGLPRCGSVVAGPAGPVLFHTRMDAGVWSTTAAPGPGGWRAEPAQPVLGPAVEGFAQARDPFVWAAPGGWRMLVVATPPNGGSVVLHYRSADLLTWDYTGVLAARADASWGCPRLFEVDGEWVLLVAGADPSYAIGVYDDSDFTARAWGVFGRGRLGPAVPFLDAAGRRCVLASVGGPESDGSPWAGTLSIPWMLSVRGEHLLATPHPHLDRYLVTGIPGMTAVDGELRDHGDLILRMPTGGETVVLADADIVEVAVEGVSGLGAARRSVPGDPGARIARLTGSGWSAT from the coding sequence ATGCACTTCACACCGCGCGACGGCCGGGTCGGCGATGTCCTCGGAGTGCTCCGGGCCGACGGCCGGTACCACCTGTTCTACGAGCACCGCACCGCCGACGACGAGAACATGGGCTGGGGTTCGGCCGTCTCCGACGACCTGGTGATCTGGCGGGAACGCCCGGTCGCCCCGGTGCCGGACGAGCACGGTCTCCCGCGCTGCGGGTCGGTCGTCGCCGGTCCGGCCGGTCCGGTGCTCTTCCACACCCGGATGGACGCGGGCGTCTGGAGCACCACTGCCGCGCCGGGCCCCGGCGGCTGGCGGGCCGAGCCGGCGCAACCGGTGCTCGGCCCGGCCGTGGAGGGCTTCGCCCAGGCGCGGGACCCGTTCGTCTGGGCGGCCCCCGGCGGCTGGCGGATGCTGGTCGTGGCCACGCCGCCCAACGGCGGCTCCGTGGTCCTGCACTACCGCTCCGCCGACCTGCTCACCTGGGACTACACCGGGGTGCTCGCGGCACGCGCGGACGCGTCGTGGGGCTGCCCGCGGCTGTTCGAGGTGGACGGCGAGTGGGTGTTGCTGGTGGCGGGCGCGGACCCGTCGTACGCCATCGGGGTCTATGACGACAGTGACTTCACCGCCCGCGCCTGGGGTGTCTTCGGCCGGGGCCGTCTCGGCCCGGCCGTGCCGTTCCTCGACGCGGCCGGCCGCCGCTGTGTCCTGGCCAGCGTCGGCGGCCCGGAGAGCGACGGCTCACCGTGGGCGGGCACGCTCAGCATTCCCTGGATGCTTTCGGTACGCGGTGAGCACCTGCTCGCCACCCCGCACCCGCACCTGGACCGGTACCTGGTGACCGGCATCCCGGGGATGACCGCGGTGGACGGCGAGCTCCGCGACCACGGCGACCTGATCCTGCGCATGCCGACCGGCGGCGAAACGGTGGTGCTGGCCGACGCGGACATCGTCGAGGTGGCCGTCGAGGGGGTGAGCGGCCTGGGTGCGGCCCGCCGCTCGGTGCCGGGGGACCCGGGCGCGCGCATCGCCCGCCTGACCGGTTCCGGCTGGTCGGCGACCTAG
- a CDS encoding RNA polymerase sigma-70 factor, giving the protein MSDLATEAFVTHRNLLFTVAYEMLGSAADAEDVLQETWLRWVQVDLDQVQDQRAYLVRTTTRQALNRLRALSRRRESYVGPWLPEPMLTSPDIAEDVALADSVSMALMLVLETLTPTERAVFVLREAFDLSYDEIAAAVDKNPAAVRQIAHRARQHVEARRPRATVTAAETRAALASFQRALATGDLQTFLDVLAPDIVLVSDGGGIKQAAVRPIVGADKVARFMLGGLRKTTETITLEPAVVNANPALLVRVDGEIDGIMAVRVEAGRILGLYYVRNPEKLTRITTETPLSRR; this is encoded by the coding sequence ATGAGTGACCTGGCCACCGAGGCGTTCGTGACGCACCGGAACCTGCTCTTCACCGTCGCCTACGAGATGCTCGGCTCGGCGGCCGACGCCGAGGACGTGCTGCAGGAGACGTGGCTGCGCTGGGTCCAGGTCGACCTCGACCAGGTTCAAGATCAAAGAGCTTATCTGGTACGGACGACGACCCGCCAAGCACTGAACCGGCTGCGCGCCCTGAGCCGCCGTCGCGAGTCCTACGTCGGCCCGTGGCTGCCCGAACCGATGCTGACCTCCCCGGACATCGCCGAGGACGTGGCACTGGCGGACAGCGTGTCGATGGCGCTGATGCTGGTCCTGGAGACGCTGACACCCACCGAGCGGGCCGTCTTCGTACTGCGCGAGGCGTTCGACCTGAGCTACGACGAGATCGCGGCCGCCGTGGACAAGAACCCGGCCGCGGTACGCCAGATCGCCCACCGCGCCCGCCAGCACGTCGAGGCCCGGCGGCCGCGGGCGACGGTCACCGCGGCCGAGACCCGGGCCGCCCTCGCGTCGTTCCAGCGGGCGCTGGCCACCGGCGACCTGCAAACCTTCCTCGACGTGCTGGCCCCGGACATCGTCCTGGTCAGCGACGGCGGCGGGATCAAACAGGCGGCCGTGCGCCCGATCGTCGGCGCGGACAAGGTGGCCCGGTTCATGCTCGGCGGCCTCCGCAAGACCACCGAGACGATCACCCTGGAGCCGGCGGTGGTCAACGCCAACCCGGCCCTGCTGGTCCGCGTCGACGGCGAGATCGACGGCATCATGGCGGTCCGCGTCGAGGCGGGCCGCATCCTCGGCCTCTACTACGTCCGCAACCCGGAGAAACTCACCCGCATCACCACCGAGACGCCCCTCAGCCGCCGCTGA
- the cutA gene encoding divalent-cation tolerance protein CutA — protein MTETVCEVVITASDAAWLAAFTRRLVERRLAACGHAVAAIRSIYRWQGAVEDEAEARVALHTRLSLVDEIVAVAEREHPYDVPCVLALPVAGGNPRYLQWVLDETAAPES, from the coding sequence GTGACAGAAACCGTCTGCGAGGTAGTGATCACCGCGAGCGACGCGGCCTGGCTGGCCGCGTTCACCAGGCGGCTGGTGGAGCGGCGGCTGGCCGCCTGCGGGCACGCCGTCGCCGCGATCCGGTCGATCTATCGCTGGCAGGGCGCGGTGGAGGACGAGGCGGAGGCCCGGGTCGCGCTGCACACCCGGTTGTCGCTGGTCGACGAGATCGTCGCGGTGGCCGAGCGGGAGCATCCGTACGACGTGCCGTGCGTGCTGGCGCTGCCGGTGGCCGGTGGGAATCCCCGCTACCTGCAGTGGGTCCTCGACGAGACAGCCGCTCCGGAGTCCTGA
- a CDS encoding CPBP family intramembrane glutamic endopeptidase, whose amino-acid sequence MSDLTADHPPVSLPVSPPVSRSSARPAGAAADHPSRRRLALVLGAVVAILAAVNIADKYGPHHTGLIAGPVVALALVLIARRAGLSWHALGMSRRTLLPGLKYAVGAVLVVAVVYAIGAAIPATRVAFHDVRYHLHPGAALLTAFVVVPLGTVLLEEVAFRGVLMGLVDHHRGATWASITSSVLFGLWHILPSLRLAQVNEAVGAAFGVGALGRVLAIAGAVAFTGLAGLLLCELRRRSGSLLAAAALHWATNGLGLLVATALAATSLS is encoded by the coding sequence ATGTCAGACCTCACCGCCGACCATCCTCCGGTCTCCCTGCCCGTCTCCCCGCCCGTCTCCCGCTCGTCGGCCCGCCCGGCCGGCGCCGCGGCAGACCACCCGTCCCGCCGTCGCCTGGCGCTCGTGCTCGGCGCGGTCGTGGCGATCCTCGCCGCGGTCAACATCGCCGACAAGTACGGCCCGCACCACACCGGACTGATCGCCGGCCCGGTCGTGGCCCTCGCCCTGGTGCTGATCGCCCGCCGGGCCGGCCTCTCCTGGCACGCCCTGGGCATGTCCCGGCGCACCTTGCTGCCCGGCCTCAAGTACGCCGTCGGCGCGGTCCTGGTCGTCGCCGTGGTCTACGCGATCGGCGCCGCGATCCCGGCCACCCGGGTCGCCTTCCACGACGTCCGCTACCACCTGCACCCCGGCGCCGCCCTGCTCACCGCGTTCGTGGTGGTCCCGCTCGGCACCGTGCTGCTGGAGGAGGTGGCCTTCCGCGGCGTGCTGATGGGCCTGGTCGACCACCACCGCGGCGCCACCTGGGCGAGCATCACGTCGTCGGTCCTGTTCGGCCTCTGGCACATCCTGCCGTCGCTGCGCCTGGCCCAGGTCAACGAGGCGGTCGGCGCGGCCTTCGGCGTCGGCGCCCTGGGCCGGGTCCTGGCCATCGCCGGCGCTGTCGCCTTCACCGGCCTGGCCGGGCTGCTGCTCTGCGAACTGCGCCGCCGCTCCGGCAGCCTGCTCGCCGCCGCCGCCCTGCACTGGGCCACCAACGGCCTGGGCCTGCTGGTCGCCACCGCCCTAGCCGCCACCAGCCTCTCCTGA
- the bluB gene encoding 5,6-dimethylbenzimidazole synthase yields MSGLLYDVIHRRRDVRGEFTGEPLADGVLEKVLTAAHAAPSVGLSQPWDFVVIRDRAVRADFHRHVHEEREVFASTLTGEAAEKFARIKIDGILESTLSIVVTYDPERGGPAVLGRHAIADAGLYSVCLAVQNLWLAATAEELGVGWVSFYREEFLRKLLGIPERIRPVAWLCLGPVSRLQDVPDLERHGWRERRPLAAALHQDRW; encoded by the coding sequence ATGTCCGGTCTGCTTTATGACGTCATTCATCGCCGCCGGGACGTGCGGGGCGAGTTCACCGGTGAGCCGCTCGCGGACGGCGTACTGGAAAAGGTGCTGACCGCGGCGCACGCGGCGCCGAGCGTCGGGCTGTCGCAGCCGTGGGATTTCGTGGTGATCCGGGATCGGGCGGTGCGGGCGGACTTCCACCGGCACGTGCACGAGGAGCGGGAGGTCTTCGCGAGCACGCTGACCGGGGAGGCGGCCGAGAAGTTCGCCCGGATCAAGATCGACGGGATCCTGGAGTCGACGCTCTCGATAGTCGTCACCTACGACCCGGAGCGGGGCGGCCCGGCGGTGCTCGGGCGGCACGCGATCGCCGACGCCGGGTTGTACTCGGTCTGCCTGGCGGTGCAGAACCTGTGGCTGGCGGCCACCGCGGAAGAACTGGGGGTCGGCTGGGTCTCGTTCTACCGTGAGGAGTTCCTGCGGAAGCTGCTCGGCATCCCGGAACGGATCCGGCCGGTCGCGTGGCTGTGCCTCGGCCCGGTCAGCCGCCTCCAGGACGTCCCCGACCTGGAACGACACGGCTGGCGGGAGCGCCGCCCGCTGGCCGCCGCCCTGCACCAGGACCGCTGGTGA
- a CDS encoding HAD family hydrolase: MLDPAAPAFDAVLFDCDGVLVDSERITNAVLRAMLHELGWLISEADCFRLFVGRALADEVGVITANTGFTVTAGWLAEFRRRRNDALAAGLLAIPGAVAAAHEIDRLFDGRLACASGADRAKVELQLTKVGLDRVFAGKIFSGMEMPRSKPAPDVYLAAAAAFGVDPARAAVVEDTPTGVRAGVAAGAVVFGYCPPDSPAHQDPRVLLEAGATHVFTTMADLPTLLTRLPSAVRE, from the coding sequence ATGCTCGACCCCGCCGCCCCCGCCTTTGACGCCGTGCTCTTCGACTGTGACGGGGTGCTGGTCGACTCCGAGCGGATCACCAACGCCGTGCTGCGCGCCATGCTGCACGAACTCGGCTGGTTGATCAGCGAGGCGGACTGTTTCCGGCTCTTCGTCGGCCGGGCGCTTGCCGACGAGGTCGGCGTGATCACCGCGAACACCGGGTTCACCGTCACCGCCGGGTGGCTCGCCGAGTTCCGCCGCCGGCGCAACGACGCCCTCGCCGCCGGCCTGCTGGCGATTCCCGGCGCGGTGGCCGCGGCGCACGAGATCGACCGGCTGTTCGACGGGCGGCTGGCGTGTGCCAGCGGCGCCGACCGCGCCAAGGTCGAGTTGCAGCTCACCAAGGTGGGCCTGGACCGCGTCTTCGCCGGCAAGATCTTCAGCGGGATGGAGATGCCGCGCAGCAAGCCCGCCCCGGACGTCTACCTGGCCGCGGCCGCCGCGTTCGGCGTCGACCCGGCCCGCGCGGCGGTCGTCGAGGACACCCCGACCGGAGTCCGCGCCGGCGTCGCGGCCGGCGCCGTCGTCTTCGGCTACTGCCCGCCGGACAGCCCCGCGCACCAGGACCCCCGCGTCCTGCTGGAGGCCGGCGCCACCCACGTCTTCACCACCATGGCCGACCTGCCCACCCTGCTGACCCGCCTGCCGTCCGCCGTCCGGGAGTGA
- a CDS encoding sugar O-acetyltransferase, translated as MTSMRERMLAGELYIADDPELAEAALRAFDLMDEFNATPIRDGDRRRRLLTELLGEVGEGVEIRPPLRVDYGRHIRIGARTFANFGLVALDVAPITIGADVQIGTNVQLLTPTHPIEPGRRRDKWEAAKPITIGDNVWLGSGSIVLPGVTIGENTVVGAGSVVTRDLPAGVVAVGNPARVIRTIDADD; from the coding sequence ATGACTTCGATGCGTGAGCGGATGCTCGCCGGCGAGCTCTACATCGCCGACGACCCGGAGCTGGCCGAGGCCGCCCTGCGGGCCTTCGACCTGATGGACGAGTTCAACGCCACCCCGATCCGGGACGGCGACCGGCGCCGCCGGCTGCTGACCGAGTTGCTCGGCGAGGTCGGCGAGGGGGTGGAGATCCGCCCACCGCTGCGCGTCGACTACGGCCGGCACATCCGGATCGGCGCCCGCACGTTCGCCAACTTCGGGCTGGTCGCGCTGGACGTCGCCCCGATCACCATCGGCGCCGACGTGCAGATCGGCACCAACGTCCAGCTGCTCACCCCGACCCACCCGATCGAGCCCGGCCGGCGCCGCGACAAGTGGGAGGCGGCCAAGCCGATCACCATCGGCGACAACGTCTGGCTCGGCTCCGGGTCGATCGTCCTGCCCGGCGTGACCATCGGGGAGAACACCGTGGTCGGCGCCGGCTCGGTGGTCACCCGGGATCTGCCGGCCGGCGTGGTGGCGGTGGGCAACCCGGCGCGGGTGATCCGTACCATCGACGCGGATGACTGA